Proteins found in one Oncorhynchus keta strain PuntledgeMale-10-30-2019 chromosome 2, Oket_V2, whole genome shotgun sequence genomic segment:
- the pwwp2b gene encoding PWWP domain-containing protein 2B isoform X2, with amino-acid sequence MKTGLFCLPDVTTKPVKCPAFKPGCEIPEVLTEEPVTKLPSQSSHHRPKDENTLPENDPPGAHLPAPLPTPVHAGQAPYPPYFEGAPFPPPIWVRHSYGQWVPQPPPRTIKRKKRRTREPGQMTMSTIRLRPRQVLCEKCKNTLNSDEDSKDGMPTTKTSRKENALYSDEGSVKLARKEDADATKDSNKRRENGPTGYDGKRLRKDKRDDDPKFPAVDIIPHSPVIKISYSTPQAKVEVMKIPARVHGSVKPFCPKQLMQNGLRDHQGKVPEPTTLTQTQEQRHILDATRTGLTVSIPKLKLPRPLTAGLDLPSPKIRVTTLGDGEDSLTVYEAELVEGSRKKGPRVPVPGPLPHSEDSEEKTPMELWSGSSGEEADRGHSDLTLLINFRKRKADSSSLSVCSTDSLDESKSFTSDGTPPELCDLAPGEHISSVSSSSLSRDDSKTVPPLTVRLHTRSMTKCVTEEGHAVAVGDVVWGKIHGFPWWPARVLSISGSRKEESVNCEAQWPEAKVAWFGSPTTSQLSVAKLSPFREFFRSRFNRKKKGMYRRAIVEAAKAVGHMSPEITSLLTSHCETV; translated from the exons ATGAA GACTGGGCTTTTCTGCCTACCAGATGTCACAACAAAGCCAGTGAAATGCCCTGCATTCAAACCTGGTTGTGAAATCCCTGAAGTCCTGACAGAGGAGCCAGTTACTAAACTTCCCAGCCAGTCTTCACATCATAGACCAAAGGATGAAAACACGCTCCCTGAGAATGATCCACCAGGTGCCCATCTCCCTGCCCCTCTGCCCACACCAGTGCATGCCGGGCAGGCTCCATACCCTCCTTATTTTGAAGGTGCTCCCTTCCCTCCACCCATATGGGTCCGCCACAGCTATGGTCAATGGGTACCCCAGCCACCACCGCGAACAATCAAGAGGAAGAAGAGGCGGACCCGAGAGCCTGGGCAGATGACCATGAGCACCATCAGGCTCCGCCCCCGGCAGGTGTTGTGCGAGAAGTGTAAGAACACGCTGAACAGTGACGAAGACAGTAAAGACGGGATGCCCACCACCAAGACGTCTAGGAAAGAGAACGCGCTCTACAGCGACGAGGGGTCCGTCAAGTTGGCCAGGAAAGAGGACGCAGACGCCACCAAGGATAGCAACAAGAGACGGGAGAATGGCCCCACTGGCTACGACGGCAAGCGGCTCCGGAAGGACAAAAGGGATGATGATCCAAAGTTCCCTGCAGTAGACATCATTCCCCACAGCCCAGTCATCAAGATTTCGTACAGCACTCCGCAAGCTAAGGTGGAGGTCATGAAGATCCCAGCTCGGGTCCACGGCTCCGTCAAGCCTTTCTGCCCCAAGCAGCTGATGCAGAACGGCCTGAGAGACCACCAAGGCAAAGTGCCTGAGCCCACCACCCTAACCCAGACTCAGGAGCAGCGCCACATCTTGGACGCCACCAGGACGGGCCTGACCGTGTCCATTCCCAAACTCAAGCTCCCCAGGCCCCTAACGGCCGGCCTAGACCTCCCCTCCCCAAAGATCCGCGTGACGACCCTGGGGGACGGAGAGGACAGCCTGACGGTGTACGAGGCGGAGCTGGTAGAGGGGTCGAGGAAGAAAGGCCCCAGGGTGCCAGTCCCTGGTCCCCTGCCCCACTCGGAGGACTCTGAGGAGAAGACTCCCATGGAGCTGTGGTCGGGGAGCTCTGGAGAGGAGGCCGACCGAGGCCACAGTGACCTCACGCTGCTCATCAACTTCCGCAAGAGGAAGGCGGACTCCTCCAGCCTGTCTGTGTGCAGCACCGATAGCCTGGACGAATCAAAATCCTTCACCTCAGACGGCACGCCCCCGGAGCTGTGCGACCTGGCTCCCGGAGAGCACATCTCCTCCGTGTCTTCCTCGTCGCTCTCGCGAGACGACAGCAAGACTGTGCCGCCACTCACCGTGCGCCTGCACACGCGCAGCATGACCAAGTGTGTGACGGAGGAGGGCCATGCGGTGGCCGTGGGAGACGTGGTGTGGGGGAAGATCCATGGGTTCCCCTGGTGGCCGGCGAGGGTGCTCAGCATCAGCGGCAGCCGCAAAGAGGAGTCCGTTAACTGCGAAGCCCAGTGGCCAGAGGCTAAGGTGGCCTGGTTTGGCTCACCCACTACCTCCCAGCTCTCCGTTGCCAAACTCTCTCCCTTCCGGGAGTTTTTCAGGTCGCGGTTCAACCGCAAGAAGAAAGGGATGTACCGACGAGCCATTGTGGAAGCTGCCAAGGCCGTGGGCCACATGAGCCCTGAGATCACCTCTCTACTCACCTCTCACTGCGAAAC agtctGA
- the pwwp2b gene encoding PWWP domain-containing protein 2B isoform X1, whose protein sequence is MEAVADELRAGSQIPVTIDQIVNDTLVVTLTYQERSYMGILLDCNKKTGLFCLPDVTTKPVKCPAFKPGCEIPEVLTEEPVTKLPSQSSHHRPKDENTLPENDPPGAHLPAPLPTPVHAGQAPYPPYFEGAPFPPPIWVRHSYGQWVPQPPPRTIKRKKRRTREPGQMTMSTIRLRPRQVLCEKCKNTLNSDEDSKDGMPTTKTSRKENALYSDEGSVKLARKEDADATKDSNKRRENGPTGYDGKRLRKDKRDDDPKFPAVDIIPHSPVIKISYSTPQAKVEVMKIPARVHGSVKPFCPKQLMQNGLRDHQGKVPEPTTLTQTQEQRHILDATRTGLTVSIPKLKLPRPLTAGLDLPSPKIRVTTLGDGEDSLTVYEAELVEGSRKKGPRVPVPGPLPHSEDSEEKTPMELWSGSSGEEADRGHSDLTLLINFRKRKADSSSLSVCSTDSLDESKSFTSDGTPPELCDLAPGEHISSVSSSSLSRDDSKTVPPLTVRLHTRSMTKCVTEEGHAVAVGDVVWGKIHGFPWWPARVLSISGSRKEESVNCEAQWPEAKVAWFGSPTTSQLSVAKLSPFREFFRSRFNRKKKGMYRRAIVEAAKAVGHMSPEITSLLTSHCETV, encoded by the exons ATGGAGGCTGTGGCCGACGAGCTGCGGGCCGGCTCTCAGATTCCTGTTACTATCGATCAAATAGTTAACGATACACTAGTGGTTACGCTAACCTATCAAGAAAGGAGCTACATGGGGATATTACTCGATTGCAACAAAAA GACTGGGCTTTTCTGCCTACCAGATGTCACAACAAAGCCAGTGAAATGCCCTGCATTCAAACCTGGTTGTGAAATCCCTGAAGTCCTGACAGAGGAGCCAGTTACTAAACTTCCCAGCCAGTCTTCACATCATAGACCAAAGGATGAAAACACGCTCCCTGAGAATGATCCACCAGGTGCCCATCTCCCTGCCCCTCTGCCCACACCAGTGCATGCCGGGCAGGCTCCATACCCTCCTTATTTTGAAGGTGCTCCCTTCCCTCCACCCATATGGGTCCGCCACAGCTATGGTCAATGGGTACCCCAGCCACCACCGCGAACAATCAAGAGGAAGAAGAGGCGGACCCGAGAGCCTGGGCAGATGACCATGAGCACCATCAGGCTCCGCCCCCGGCAGGTGTTGTGCGAGAAGTGTAAGAACACGCTGAACAGTGACGAAGACAGTAAAGACGGGATGCCCACCACCAAGACGTCTAGGAAAGAGAACGCGCTCTACAGCGACGAGGGGTCCGTCAAGTTGGCCAGGAAAGAGGACGCAGACGCCACCAAGGATAGCAACAAGAGACGGGAGAATGGCCCCACTGGCTACGACGGCAAGCGGCTCCGGAAGGACAAAAGGGATGATGATCCAAAGTTCCCTGCAGTAGACATCATTCCCCACAGCCCAGTCATCAAGATTTCGTACAGCACTCCGCAAGCTAAGGTGGAGGTCATGAAGATCCCAGCTCGGGTCCACGGCTCCGTCAAGCCTTTCTGCCCCAAGCAGCTGATGCAGAACGGCCTGAGAGACCACCAAGGCAAAGTGCCTGAGCCCACCACCCTAACCCAGACTCAGGAGCAGCGCCACATCTTGGACGCCACCAGGACGGGCCTGACCGTGTCCATTCCCAAACTCAAGCTCCCCAGGCCCCTAACGGCCGGCCTAGACCTCCCCTCCCCAAAGATCCGCGTGACGACCCTGGGGGACGGAGAGGACAGCCTGACGGTGTACGAGGCGGAGCTGGTAGAGGGGTCGAGGAAGAAAGGCCCCAGGGTGCCAGTCCCTGGTCCCCTGCCCCACTCGGAGGACTCTGAGGAGAAGACTCCCATGGAGCTGTGGTCGGGGAGCTCTGGAGAGGAGGCCGACCGAGGCCACAGTGACCTCACGCTGCTCATCAACTTCCGCAAGAGGAAGGCGGACTCCTCCAGCCTGTCTGTGTGCAGCACCGATAGCCTGGACGAATCAAAATCCTTCACCTCAGACGGCACGCCCCCGGAGCTGTGCGACCTGGCTCCCGGAGAGCACATCTCCTCCGTGTCTTCCTCGTCGCTCTCGCGAGACGACAGCAAGACTGTGCCGCCACTCACCGTGCGCCTGCACACGCGCAGCATGACCAAGTGTGTGACGGAGGAGGGCCATGCGGTGGCCGTGGGAGACGTGGTGTGGGGGAAGATCCATGGGTTCCCCTGGTGGCCGGCGAGGGTGCTCAGCATCAGCGGCAGCCGCAAAGAGGAGTCCGTTAACTGCGAAGCCCAGTGGCCAGAGGCTAAGGTGGCCTGGTTTGGCTCACCCACTACCTCCCAGCTCTCCGTTGCCAAACTCTCTCCCTTCCGGGAGTTTTTCAGGTCGCGGTTCAACCGCAAGAAGAAAGGGATGTACCGACGAGCCATTGTGGAAGCTGCCAAGGCCGTGGGCCACATGAGCCCTGAGATCACCTCTCTACTCACCTCTCACTGCGAAAC agtctGA